A window of Streptomyces sp. NBC_01241 genomic DNA:
CCGAGGTCGAGTTCGTGGCCGTCCTGGTCGACGAGGGTGACGTCCACGGCCGCGCCCGCGGAGTGCGGCGCGATCTCCGGTGGTGACACATACCGGCTGGCAGCCTGGTACAGCTGCTCGGCCGTCCACCCGGGGTGAGCGGCGGCCAGCCCGTCCCGGTACTCGGTGAAGTAGCGCTGCTGCAGGGCCAACGGCCGGTAGCCCTCGACGAACAACAGATCGGTGCCGGCGGGCAGAAGCGAACGGGCGTGTTCCATCTGGGCCAGGACACCCTCGCGGACGTGGGCGAACGCGCCCAGCGGATCTTGCTTGCGGGGATCGACGCGGAAGCTGTGGTCACGCACGTCCACGAGCGGCTCCCCGCACTCGCGCACCGGGATCGCGGCGACCCGCGGATCGGACATCAACACCAGAGGGTTCATCGAGTCTCCCTGTGACGGCTTGCCCTGCGGTGGCGGGATGGGGGAGGCAGAGGCCAGATCGATTTCGTCCAGGATTCGCGCGATGGTGTCCTGCAGCGTGCTGTCGGCCGGGATCCCGGTCTCCAGGCCACCAGGCAGCAGATCCAGCTCGCGGAACCACGAGGTGAGGTGGCTGTCGGTGACTTGCTCCAGGTACACGGCATCCGCCTTCGACGCGTGCCGGACAAGCGTCGTTTCCAGAGGTACGTCCAGGTAGTAGCAGCTGGAGACGCCGCGATGGTCCCGTACCAAAGACGTGATCATGTGGCCATAGCGCTCGGAGTGCAGGATCCCTTCGAGCACCACGTGGAACCCGGCGTTCAGCGCTTCGCGTGCGATCCTGCCCAGCAGGGCGATGTTTGCGCCGCGCGCGGTGTCGTGTTCCCTGAGCACGTTGCGGCGGATCACGTCCTGGCCCACGATCGCGATTCCGCGGCCGTGGTGATCTCGCACGCCCTGGGCCACGCTTGACTTGCCTGACGCTGAGTTGCCGCGAATCACCACGAGGCGGGTGTCCTCGCGGCCAGCCGCAGTCGCGGTGGACAGACGACGGTGTGCGCCGCTCGGTACGCTGGTCATACGGGCCAGCCCGTCTCGCTGTACAGCTCCCCGTTCTGAATCTTCTCGATGGCCGCCCGGGTGTAGGGGACGAGGTCGTCGGGGAGCGCGGACGGATCCCAGAATTTCCACTGGGTGCACTTGTCCGGCTCGCGCAGTTCCGGCTCGCCGCTCCAGACGCGGGCGCGGAAGAACAGGCCCATGCGAGGCCGGTCCCCGGCATGGTCTATGTGGTGGACGACGTGGACGAGTTCGACGTCCTGGCGCTCGATGTGAAGGCTGGCCTCCTCCCGCGCCTCCCTGATCAGGCAGGTGATGGCGTTCTCCTGCTCGCAGTGGCCGGCCAAGGCGTGCCAGGTGGAGGGCGCGAACGCGGAGTCGGGGTGGCGCAGCCCGAGCAGCACCGTCCCGTCGGGCCGCTCCAGATAGAGGTGGACCCCGATGACGTTGAGGACCGTGCCGTGCGGAGAAGCTCGGCGCTCCTCCTGCGGTGCGAGCCGGCTCCGGGGCGCGGTGTTGGCCGGGAGACTGGCGGCGTGGCGCCGTACGAGGTCGCTGGTGGTGTCTGCGATATGTAGTCGGTGGAGGTCGTCGGGGGTGAACCAGGCCAGCATCACCCCTTCCGTCAGGTGGAGTTCGCGGGGATCGCCGTTCCAGCGGCCGGCATGGATGGCGATGGGCACGGTCGCGCCGTCATCGTTGGAGGCGTACTCGGTGGCGAACGGAGTCAGGCCGTCGATGTCCAGGCCGGCTTCCTCGGCCAGTTCGCGCCGCACGGTGTCCTCCAGCGTGGCGTCCTGGGGCTCTCGGCCGCCGCCCAGCAGGGACCACATGCCCGGCTCCCAGATCAGGCCGGGGAAGTAGTCGCGTAGGTGGAGCAGGTACTCGCCGCGATCGTTGTAGATCAGGGCCGAGGCATTGGCCGCCTCCGGTTCAACCTGGAGCGGGAGCTTGAGCAGCTTCTCGCGCAGGGTCGGGGAGGACACCCGGTCCGCGGAACGCCACTCGATGCCGCCCACCTCTTCCTCCTGCAGCACCACCGGCACTTCGTCCGCGGTGTGCAGACGGAAGAGGAACCGCAGGTCGAAGTGGACGTGTCCGGGTTCGCCTTTGCTCGGGCGGGCGTCCATGTCGTGGATGTCGATGTCCAGCGGCACAGTTTCGTAGCCGGGCCACGGCGTGACGGTCTGGGGTGGGATCCCGGTCTCCTCGTGCAGCTCCCGCAGCGCCGCTGCTGGCAGGGACTCGTCGGAGGGCTCCGCGTGTCCGCCCGGGGGGAGGACCTTCCCGCTCGCCAGGTGCAGTACGTGCAGGACGTGGCCGAGCGGGTCGACGACGATCGCGGCGCAGGTGACGTGGCCGGTGAAGGTGGAACGGCTGGCGATGTCGGTGGGGTCGTCGAGGGCGCCGAGGAGGGCGCCGAGCTGATCGCGCTCGTAAGGGTGGCGAGCGAGGTAGGTATCGACGGTGGTGCGGATGTGGTCGTGCGACAACGGCATGGGCTACCTCAGAGGTACGTGGCGCGGGACGAGTCGAGGCGGGTGGTCGTTTGGTCAGCTCAGCCGCATCCCCTCCGAGGGGATCTCCTCGATGGCAGCGGCGCGAGCAGCGGGCAGGCCCCACCGCTCGCGTGCCGTCTCCACCGCGAGCTGTGCTTGTCGCGCTCCGGGCGGGCCCCAGCCGAGCAGGGCGGCTGCCTGGGAGGGGGTGGCGAGCAGCCGGGCGAAGGGGCGGCCGGTGGCGGGGTCGACGGCCGCCGGCCCGATGGCGGTTACCCGGGCGGCGAGGCGGAGGCGGGCGTTGGGCCCCACCCCGCCGTAGACCTCGCCGGTCTCGTCCAGCACCCACCCCAGTCGCACCGGTTCGGTCAGTGTGAGTTGGGCTTCCTCGGCGGCTTCCCGATGGAGGGTGTCCTCGGGGGTGGCGTCGGCCTTCTCGACGGTGCCGCCGGGCAGCATGGGCAGTGAGCCCCGCGGACCGGGGTCGGCAACGAGCACTACCCTGCCGTCAGGGACGAAGCACCACGCCCAGGCTTGCTGCACGGGGAGCTGACCGGGCACGGGGGTCCGGTTCAGAGGGCTGTCCCACATGGGGCGGTAGCGGACGTGGACGTCATGGCTGTCGAGCGCTGGTACGTCGAGGATGTGCTGCCCGTCGGCGAGGTGGGCGGTGGCGGTGTTTCCGAGCCGGGACCGGTAGGCGGCGAGCATGATCTGGCCGTCTACGGGGAGTAGACGTTGCACCGCATCCCTGGTCTCCAAGAAGGCGAACTCGGAAAGTTCCTTGGGGGGCAGACGAATCGCCTGGACCTCGTCGGGAGTGAGGGTGCCGCCGTCGAAGATGTAGCGGATCTCTCCGGGACAGGGCATGCCGGGCTTGATGTCGGGGTGGTGCGGTGAAAGGGAGTGGATGGCGAGAACGTCCTGCAGGGCCAGGTCCCGGAGGCCCAGTTCCTCGGCGATCTCGCGCCGGCAGGCGTTCAAGGGGTGCTCGCCGGGTTCGGCGGCGCCACCGGGCAGCAGCCACCGGTCGTCCTCGCGGTAGGTGGGTTTCACCAGCAGGACTCGGCCGACCTGGTCGGTGACGATCGCGGCGGCGCTGAGCCACACCGCGTGGCGGGACGCGGCGTACTGCGCGTCCGAGAGGGCAGCCTTCGGCGGGACGTGATCAGAAGGGGAGACGGGAGATGTCACGGGCTCTGCCTTTCGGTGGGGCGGGTCATGCCTGGTCTGTGACGCTGGGTGAAGCAGGCATAGGGATGTGCGGGGTCGGGGCGTACTGGGCGGCCTGTGTGTCGAACATGGCTGCATATCGGCCACGTGCGGCGATGAGGTCGTCGTGTGTGCCGTGTTCGGCGAGGCGCCCTTGGTTGAGGACGTAGATGTGGTCGGCGTGGCGGACGCCGGACATCCGGTGGGTGACCAGGACGACGGCCCGGTGCGGGGCGGCGAGGCGGCGGATGCGGTCGAAGGCAGCGATCTCGGCTTCGGGGTCCAGGGCGGAGGTTGGCTCGTCAACGATGAGGACGCTGTCCGCCTGCGATGTTGAGCTGCGCCAGTGGGTGCGGGCCAGGCCGACCTTCTGCCATTCGCCGCCGGAGAGTTCGATGGCTCCGCGGAACATGCGGCCGAGCATGCTTTCCAGGCCGTTGGGGAGTTTGGCGGTGACGGATCCGGCGCCGGCGTAGTCGACCGACGTCTGCAGGTCATGCATGGAGGCGACGTGCCCGGGGCGGCCGATGCGGATGTTCATCGCGGCGGTCACGGGCCACCGTTGGAAGTCCTGAGTGAGAAGCGAGACGCGGTCGAAGACCTGGGAGCGTTCCAGCCCGGAGACGTCGAAGTCGCCCCACCTCACCGATCCGGCGTGAGGGAGGAGCAGACCGGAGAGGATCTTCATCAAGGTGCTCTTGCCGGAGCCGTTTTCGCCCACCACGGCGATGACCGACCCCATGGGGAAGGTGAGCGTCACGTCGTCCAGGGCCGGTGCGTCGCGGTCGGGATACTGGTAGGTGACGTGCTCCAGGGAGACCTGCTTGACTTGGGCGGGGACGGGACTGCCGGTCTGCGGGATGGCGCGTTGAGCGGCCTCGATCAGGAACTGTCCGTGATCGCGGACGTAGAGGGACTCCTCGTGCAGCTGGTTGATATTCATCACCAGTGCGCCCAGGCTCGCCGAGCCGGTCCGTACCGCGAACACGGCGGTGCCGGCGACGGCAAGGCTCATGTGTCCGGCCATGATCAGCCAGATCATGGTGCTGTAGGTGGCGGCCATCGCCAGCCCGGACAGCGCTGAGGCCACCCATTCGGTGACGGCTTTGCTGGAGGCCAGCCGCTCCTGCTCCGATTCCGCGCTCGCGGCCATGCGCCGGTACCGCTCCAGGAGGAAGGGGCCGACGGCGTGGATTCGCACTTCTTGCGCGGCGGTGCGCTCGGTGAGGAGGTTGCCGATGAGGCGGCTGGCCCGCAGGTGCTCGATCCAGCTCATCACGGAGACGTAGCGTTCCTGTGCCACTCGCATGGCGCCCCACCCGCGGGGGGCTGCGATAACTAGCAGCATCGGCAGCAGGGTGGGGTTCAGGACGGTGAGGACGCCCGCTGTGGCGATCAGTGAGATGGTGCTGTTCAGCGCGGAGACGCAGGCGCCGATCATGCGGCGGGCAGAGGCGGGCCCGTACTGGGCGATGTCGATCAGGCGGCGGAAGTCCGGATCGTCGATGGCTTCGAGTTCGACCGAGGTTGCGGCGGCCAGGTACTGCGTCGTGGCGATCCGCTCCACAACCGGTTCGAGGCGTCCCGCTCGGGATGTCGACCAGCCGGCCAGAGCGGAGTTCACGACGGCGACGCCGGCGGCGGCAAGCAGCCCCGGCAGGAGGGCGTGCAGCCGGTCGACCGTGTCACCGGCCCCCAGCAGCGCGTGCATGACCGCGTTGATGGCGAGCAGGCCGACCGCGGCGGCGATGCCCTGGCCGAGTTCGCTGACCGCCACGGCCACGAGCGCCCGGCGATCCGCACTCCAGGCCATCCGCAGGGTGGCGCTGACGAGTCCGGGCATCTGGCGCAGCGCCGAGCGCATGGTCAAGTCCAAGCGAGCATGCTCGTGTTGGGACCAGCCCATGTCGTAGCGCAGGGGCCCGCCGAAGAGTTCTCGCTCTGCGTCGGAGACCTGTGGCTCCGCCACGCGGACCTTGCCGAAGAATCGCTTCACTCGCTGTCTCCCTGTGTCGGCCAGTTCAGAGCCCGGTAGGAGGGGCCGTGGGTGAGCATGTGGAAGATGGCGGTGGTGTACGGGTGGCAGTCCGGCGGGGGCTTCTCCAACGACACCCAGAACAAGCCCTCGTGCTTGTGCGGCTCGGCGTTGTGCGGTTCGCCCGCCCACGACTGGGCGACGAAGACCGCGGTGATCCGGTCCGGGCCGTCGCCGGGGTCGTGGTGGTGAATGAGGCCGCAGAACTCCTGTTGCTCGGCGCTGACGCGGACCCCCGTTTCTTCTTCTGCTTCGCGCCGCGCGGCGTGGTCGAGGGTTTCGCCCGCTTGCAGGTGGCCACCCACGACGCTGAGTTGACCCGGTGCGAGGACCGCGTCAGGTCTGCGACGTACGCACAGGGCGGCGCCGTGCGTGCGGAGCAGGATCTGGGCCACGTCGGCGATCAGCAGGTGAGGAGCGTCGCTCACAGAGTGCCCCCCTGTACCAGGCGCTCGACGGTGCGCCGGCCGCGCGCGGTCACGAGCGGGTCGCCGTGCCGAGGGCCGTAGGCGAGAGCGCTGGCGGCGTCAGCTGCTGCGAACGCTGTCAGCGCGTATCTCTCTGCCTCGGACAGAGGCCGGCTGTATCCCTCGAACAGGGCGGTCCGCAGTTCGGGATGATCTGGCCACAGCGAGGTGGCGAGTTTGACGAAGTCGGTGACGCGGGGGCCCGGTTCGCTGCGCTCGAAGTCGATCAATACGCAGCGCCGGCCGTTCCAGAGCAGGTTGCGTTCCCAGAAGTCCCCGTGTCGCCACCCGGCCGGTAGCGGTCCGCACCCGGGCAGCCCTGTCACCAGGCGCCGCAGAACGTCGTCTTCCGTAGCGGACAGGTGTTCGCGGGCCTCGGCGAGGTGCTTGTCCAGGCCGGTCACCGTGTTCTCGATGACTGCGCTGGCTTCCGGCTGGCTGAGGGGGCCGGTCATCGCGTCGTGGAAGCGGCGCAAGAGCTGGCCGGCTTGCCGGTGGGCCGTGCGGCGGCGCGCGGGTGACGCCTCTTCCTTCAGCGGCTCGCCGTCCACGGCGGTCAGGATCAGGGCGAGCAGCTGTGCGGAGCTGTCGCGCAGTACTGGGGCGTTGCCGTAACCGAGGTGAGGAACGGCCTCCCGGTAGGCGCGGGTCTCGCGCGTGTAGAGGATCGGCTTGGGCGCCACCTTCACATAGTGGGCGCCCGCGGGGCCGGTCACCCTCCACACCTGGGAGTTGTCGCGGTCGTGCGAGGAGTCCCGCACATCGTCCAGCGGGCCCAGCACGCTCTCCACCCAGGCGTGGAGGGGCGAGGGAAGGCGAGTGGAGTCCGTCATGCCTGGTACCTCGTATCCGGTCGTGAACCGTCTGCGAGCAGGGCGCCTCGGCCGGAGGTGAGGTGAAGGCTGGCACCCGAGGAGGCGGCGGTGTTTTCGAACGCAGGATGAACGAGCGCAGGGTGGCGTACGGGATGCATAGGGGCTCCTCGGGGTGAGATGCGGACAGGTGATCGGGTAACGGTGGGTGTGCTGTCGCCGTAACGGGTGGAGGCGGGCGAAATCTAGAACCTGATTTCGAATACCGGGCCCTCTCCTTGTGTGGTCGGGTGGGGCGGGTTGTGATGCTGTGTTCGATCACTCATGTGGGTCGGGGTACTTCCTGCGGGGGATTGCCGGAGGCCGCCTGGTCGGTCATGGCGTGGCGAGGTCCGGGCGGAGGGTGATGGCGTCGCGAAGGAAGCTGCGCTTGGAGTAGAAGGTGTGCTCGGCCGCCCAGCCGTGACTTGCGAGGTACTCGCAGAGCCAGCTGTCGATTCGCTGCATCTCGGTGAGGACCTCGTCCGTGTCGTGGTGGAGGATGCTGCGCGAGCGGAGGTACTCCAGCTCGCATTGGGAGAGCACGACGTCGGGGGCTGCCAGGAGGGCGCAGCGGTCGAGGAAGATGCCGTAGACGTGTCCGGTGCGCATTGACTCGCACTGGATGTCGTAGCGGATGCGCTGGAAGGGCGGCATGGCCCGGACCTGGAGGCCCAGGTCTTCGCGCAGGAACGTCTCGAAGCGGTCGGGCGTGATGTCGAGGCCGGGGGTGAGTTCTTCGCGGCGGGCGAAGGTGTCCTCGGTGAACCACTTGCGCTTGAGCACGTGCCCGGCGGTGACGGTGGGGATGAAGGAGGCGTAGCCGATCTCGGGCTCGGGGCCGGTGACGTCGAACAGGTGGTTCTCGGTGTGGTGGATCTGGAACTCTTCCCGGTACTCAGGGCGGCAGCCGTCCAGCTTGCCGTCGCGCAGCGCCTTGAGTAGTTCCATGGACGTGGCCCAGATGTCCGGTGCAGGGTCGAGGGTGTACTTGAACTCCAGCTCGGTGCCGGCGAAATGCTTGTGGAAGTACCGCAGGTGGTTGTTGAGCGCCATGCTCGACTTGGTGTGCGCCGTCAGCACGGGCTCGAGCCAGTGCAGTTCCCCGACCGGGCCGTGGCCGACTGGTTCGGGGGTGGTGCGGACGAAGCAGGCGTCCTCGGGGTGGAAGCGGATCTGCGCGTAGGCGTGGTAGCCGCCGCCGGGGTGTTCGGCCAGGTAGCACAGCGGCACCAGGCCGGGTGCGGCCTCGGTGCCGACCAGGGCGCGCAGGGCGGGGCCGGCGATGGCGTCGGGGAACAGGTCGCCGCCGTCGATACTGGCCGCCCCGAGGTGGATGCCGCCGGCGTGCAGTGCTTCGGCCGGGCAGGTCCCCAAGGCGTCCCAGCGGACGATCACGGTAGTGGCCGGTCGGCACTTCTCCTGTGGTGGCACCCGTACGAGCACGATCGGCTCGTCCGGTCGCCGTGGAGCGGTGCGGTTGAGGAGGTGGATGCCGCCGAGGACGACCCAGGCTCGCCGGTCCGATGGCTGGTCATCGTGCACGCTGGTCTCCTTCGTGTGAAGCGGGCGCCACGGTTGATCGCCCTGCAGCCGAAGGGCCACCGGGCCGGCCGGTCATCGCTGGATGGCTGCCTTCTCGTCGCTGCGACGTCCGGCCGGTTCGTCGGCCTAAGGTGTGCGGGTGAGTCAAGGTGAAGTCGGTCAGGTGATCTTGGACGAGGCTGTTGCGGATGCCCGCCTCGCGGCTTGGGAGTTCGACGGTGCGCGGGCCTGGCTGGAGGAAGCCCGCCGGGATCCGATGGAGCCGCTGGCGGCCGAGGTGTGGGTCACCGACCCTGCTTTCGAGCACGTCCTGCTGGTCAAGCACCGCGTGCGCGGATGGGTGCCGCCCGGCGGCAAGGTGGAGCCGGGGGAGACGCCGCGTGCGGCGGCGGTACGAGAGCTGCTGGAGGAAACCGGCCTGCGCAGCGAACTGCTGCCCGAGCCCGCAGCCGTGGCGGTGCGTTCCTACCGGGCCGACTGGTCTGCGACTCTGGGCCTGTCCTATGCCGCAGTCGCCGGGCGCGACGTACCGCTCGCCGGGGAGCAGAACCAGCCGGCGGCATGGTTCCGTCTGGATGCAGACTGGGACAGCGTCTTCCCCGAGGACCGCGAGCGGATCCGTGCGCACGCTCGCCGCCTTGCGGCCGGCAGGGCGGTCGGCTCCCGCTGAAGTAGGCCCCTGGTCGCCGTTCACAGGACGGCCTCGATCCGGTTGAGGTCGGCCGAGGGCAGAGTGACGAGCTCCAGGTCGTGCAGGAAGCGGCACCAGACCGGCTCCAGCCCGGGTTCGCGCTCGAACTCTCCATGGCTCAACGCACCGTTGGCATACGCGGCGGTGCGCAACGCGTGCTGCTGCAACTGGTTGGGGTGGATCCACCGAGGCGCGCGGACCTCCCGTGCCGAGGGGCGCAGCGGTCCGGAAACCTTGGCCTCGAAGATCCACCATTGGTGGCCGACCGGGCCGCTGGGCGTGCGTCGGCAGCTGTTGGGCCGCCACCGTTCCAGCAGCAGGTGCAGGTGGGTGACGGTGAGACCGACCTCCTCGGTGACCTCGTCGCGGGCTGCTTGCTCGGGGCCGCCATGCTGGTCGACGTGGCCGGCGACCGGGGCGATTCCGGCCGGAGGAGTCGCCCGCTCGAACACCAGCAGGCCGCTCGGCGAAGAGATCAGTACCCCGACGCTTGCGTGGTCACAGAGGCGGACCCTGTTGCCGGGCGCCGGGGTCATGCAACGGCCTTTGGCCTTTGGGCGACGACGACGAGCCAGCTCGTCACGGTCGGGGCGTCGGGGGTGGTCATGGCGTAGGCGGCATCGAGTATCTGCATCCGTTGGGCGTGCGTGAAGCCGCCCTCGGGCCGTGCGAAAAGGGGGATGGACAGCCACGCCTTCTTCTCGGCCATGGTGCTGCGCTGGGCGGTGACCTCGGTGCCGACGACCGTCAGACCCGCCGCGGTCAGCTGCTCGGTGACTGTCTCCAGCGGCAGTTTCGGTGGCCTGTCCGCGTCGCGTGGCGGTGGGATGTATCCGTCGGTTTCGGCGGCGACTTGGCGGATGAGGGTGTTGAGGGAGGGCCCGGTGCGGGTGGAGAGTTCGTCGGGGTGCCGGACGCCGGCGAAGCCGCCGCCGATGTTGAAGACGAAGTGCCCGCCTGGGCGCAGGATGCGGGCCACGGCCGCGAACACCGCGGCGGTGTCGGTCTTCCAGATCGCGGAGTTGCACACCACGGCGTCGGCGCTGCTGGCGTGGAGGTGGTCGGCGAGCTGTTCGGCTGGGGAAGTGACCCAGGTCAGGCGGGCGTCGGTCAGGATACGGCGGCCGACACGCTGCATCGCGGCGGCGTTGTCGACGGAGACGACCCGGGCACGGGCCGGGATCAGGTCGAGCATCGCGCGGGCGGTCGCGCCGGCGCCGCCGCAGAGGTCGACCACCAGGCTGGCGTCGGCCAGATGGCCTCGGCGGGCGAGGTCGCGACTGGTCACGTCGTACATGGGGTGGTCGCGGGTGAAGGCATTGTATGCCTCGGCGTTGGTGTCCTCGTCCCAGCCGAGGATGGCGTCCTGGGGTGCCATGTTGCTGTGGCCTCGCTTCTCAGGGCGGCCCGGCAGTGCAGGCCGGGGATTCGGGCAGGTCAGAAGAGCGTGGACTGTACGGCGGTGGGCGGTGAGGAGAACTGGGCGCCGAGGACGATGCGCCGGCCCTTGAGGGTGCCGAGGTCGAGCAGGTAGGGCAGTTGTTCACCGTCGCCGTCGAGGGTGGCGAGGATTTGGGAGCCGAGGCAGGAGAGCACCGTCAGCCCGTGCTCACCGGAGCGCGGATCGTGCGGGTACAAGGCGCGCCCGGTCTCCGGCGTCCGCAGCAGGTCGCCTTCGCCGGGCGGTGTCCACGGCTCCGGCACAGCCGGGACGTTCAGGCCGTTCAGGGCCTCGGTGGCGCGGTCGAGATGGTGCTGATGGGCGGCGCGGGCCGGGGCGAGGTCGCGCATCTCGGCCAGGGCCGTCAGCTTGGCCGCGGCGCGCACGCTCTGCGTCAAACTGAGGTGGCGGGTGAGGGCATCCTCCAGGAACCGCACGGCGCGGCCGTCAGCACTCCGGCCGAGATAGGTGGCGATCAGGGCACCCTGCTCGTCGAGGCGGGAGCGCTTACGGGGTTCGGCCGCGGTGCCGATCTTGGTGGTGCCGTCGGCGAACGTCGCCAGGTACAGCCAGTGCGGCTGGGCCATGTACGCCGCCAGGGAGTCGGGAACGTGCCCGCCGGAGTGGAACCGGTGGGCGAATCGGAAGTCGTCCCGGCCGGTGCAGGCCGCGCACTGTCCGCCGGTCTCGGCCGGGGCCCGGTCAGGGCAGGCGACGGCCTCGACGCGGACGCGGTCGGCGAACCGGTACCGGCCGGTGCACCACCGGCCGGTGCCGCTCACCTGGTAACCCAGGCGCCTGCCCGTGACCGGGGCATAGACAAGCGGTCCGCCGGTCACGGGGACGAGCAGAAGACGGGGGCCTCCACTCGCCCAGGTGACGCCGTGGCAGACGTATGTCCCGCTGGCGGGCAGGGCCTGGTCCATAGTGCGTTCCTTGTCGATCGGGAAGGGAGGGCCGGGTCAGACGGTCAGGTGCAGACGGTCGGCCAGGGCAGCGGCGGCGGCCTTGAAGACTTGGTCGCGGTCCAACGGAGCGACGTCCAACATCAACCAGGCACCCTCCGTCGCCTGATCGCGCATCTGGTCCAGGACGGTGTCCTGGTAGCGGACGAAGTCCTCGTCACCGCCGCCGGCGTGGCCGGCCTCCAGGGATGTGAACGAGCCCTTGCGGACGAGAGCCTCGCGGGCACCGATGTTCAGGAAGAACACCAGGCCCGGCTTCGACAGATGCGCGAAGACCTGCTCGCACAGGCGGGAGGAGACCTCGGGGTTGACCGCGTACCGGGCGAGGATCTTGTGGTGCGCGTTGTCGAGGATCACGTGGGTGCCCGCGGCGAGGGCCGGCTGGATGACGAGGCGGTCCTGCAGGGTGTACCAGGAGGCCAGGGCCAGCAGCCAGTAGTGGTCGCCGCATGCTTGGGCGACGCGTGCGTCGCGCCGGTAGACCAGCTCGTTGAGGCGGTCGAGGTAGGCGGACAGCTCCGGGTCCTGGGGGACGACGACGCTGTGCTTGCCGATGAGAACTGCCGTGTGGCCAGCGTCGTTCAGGGCCTGGTGCAGGCGGGCGGCGAGGGTGGATTTCCCGGCCCCGTCACCGCCGACGAAGGTGATCAGCTTCCCGGCTTCGGTAGTGGTCGGCGCGCTCGCCGTCATCGGGACACTCCCAGGGTGTGGGCCGCGCCGGCGGTAAGGCGGCCGGTGATGATGGTGCGGATGCGGTCCACCAGCACGGCCCGCTGGCGCAGGACGTCGCCGTGCCGCTCATTGGACAGGTCAGCGGGATAGTGGGTGGCGAGGTTGTTGGAAATGACGTGGAGGTAGCCGAATCTGATCCCCGCCTGGCGCGCCGCCGCCCCCATGGGACCGATCTCCGGGTCGACGAAGGCGTACGAGGCGGTGTGCTGGTTAAGCCAGTCGCGGTTCTCCAGCAGGATCGACGGGGAGGAAACGTGCAGGCCGCTGCGCACCCCGTCGTGGGCGGCGGCGTAGTCGCCGAAGAAGTCGTCCCAGGTCACCATCTCCCCGCGTACCAGGCTGGTGTTGCCGGTCGCCAGCCAGGCGTTCGGTTCGACGCCGGGGGCCAGCGATCCGACCTTGCCGACGTAGACGACGTCGCCTGCGCCGAGTTCGGCCAGGCGCGCGACGACGCGTCCCGCTACGTCTCCCCAGATGCTGTGGAGGAACCCGAGGTAGACCACGCGACGGCCCGCGACCTCGGTGCGCTGCCAGGCGTAGCCGGGCCCGCGGGTCCACACTCCGTTCGCCGGAGCGAGGTACTGAAGGCCCCAGCCGACGATCACCAGGTCGCCGTCCAGCTCCAGGTCGAGCGCGTTGAGCGCCGTTCGGCACTCCTCCTGCTCGGGCGGCTGATAGGTGACGGTGCCGGCCGGGCGGCCGGTCATGGCCAGGTACGTGGCGATGATCAGGGCGTAGTGCTGGACGTAGTCGGCACCGGGGAACGCCTTGACGACGAGGTCACGGCCGTGGAC
This region includes:
- a CDS encoding NUDIX domain-containing protein, with the protein product MSQGEVGQVILDEAVADARLAAWEFDGARAWLEEARRDPMEPLAAEVWVTDPAFEHVLLVKHRVRGWVPPGGKVEPGETPRAAAVRELLEETGLRSELLPEPAAVAVRSYRADWSATLGLSYAAVAGRDVPLAGEQNQPAAWFRLDADWDSVFPEDRERIRAHARRLAAGRAVGSR
- a CDS encoding DUF2797 domain-containing protein, translating into MDQALPASGTYVCHGVTWASGGPRLLLVPVTGGPLVYAPVTGRRLGYQVSGTGRWCTGRYRFADRVRVEAVACPDRAPAETGGQCAACTGRDDFRFAHRFHSGGHVPDSLAAYMAQPHWLYLATFADGTTKIGTAAEPRKRSRLDEQGALIATYLGRSADGRAVRFLEDALTRHLSLTQSVRAAAKLTALAEMRDLAPARAAHQHHLDRATEALNGLNVPAVPEPWTPPGEGDLLRTPETGRALYPHDPRSGEHGLTVLSCLGSQILATLDGDGEQLPYLLDLGTLKGRRIVLGAQFSSPPTAVQSTLF
- a CDS encoding NUDIX domain-containing protein, with the protein product MTPAPGNRVRLCDHASVGVLISSPSGLLVFERATPPAGIAPVAGHVDQHGGPEQAARDEVTEEVGLTVTHLHLLLERWRPNSCRRTPSGPVGHQWWIFEAKVSGPLRPSAREVRAPRWIHPNQLQQHALRTAAYANGALSHGEFEREPGLEPVWCRFLHDLELVTLPSADLNRIEAVL
- a CDS encoding dTMP kinase translates to MTASAPTTTEAGKLITFVGGDGAGKSTLAARLHQALNDAGHTAVLIGKHSVVVPQDPELSAYLDRLNELVYRRDARVAQACGDHYWLLALASWYTLQDRLVIQPALAAGTHVILDNAHHKILARYAVNPEVSSRLCEQVFAHLSKPGLVFFLNIGAREALVRKGSFTSLEAGHAGGGDEDFVRYQDTVLDQMRDQATEGAWLMLDVAPLDRDQVFKAAAAALADRLHLTV
- a CDS encoding class I SAM-dependent methyltransferase, with amino-acid sequence MAPQDAILGWDEDTNAEAYNAFTRDHPMYDVTSRDLARRGHLADASLVVDLCGGAGATARAMLDLIPARARVVSVDNAAAMQRVGRRILTDARLTWVTSPAEQLADHLHASSADAVVCNSAIWKTDTAAVFAAVARILRPGGHFVFNIGGGFAGVRHPDELSTRTGPSLNTLIRQVAAETDGYIPPPRDADRPPKLPLETVTEQLTAAGLTVVGTEVTAQRSTMAEKKAWLSIPLFARPEGGFTHAQRMQILDAAYAMTTPDAPTVTSWLVVVAQRPKAVA